The following proteins come from a genomic window of Enterobacter chengduensis:
- a CDS encoding NAD(P)H-dependent oxidoreductase has product MSAIHAINNALIVTAHPVDNSLSHSLAARIAGKLREQGTQVEMADLHAEGFNPAMSRADLDLYHGDPSALPDDILREQQRVERADMLVFVFPIYWWSVPALLKGWFDRVLTLNWAYRVADDGRIVGNLRDVPVRLIATAGTDTGGFDKHGYSTAIQTQIIEGVFGFCGLKNVKLDILFQADTTTSAQVEDFLQGLESTITG; this is encoded by the coding sequence ATGCCATTAATAACGCACTGATCGTGACGGCTCACCCTGTCGACAATTCGTTGTCCCATTCGCTGGCCGCCCGCATTGCCGGGAAGCTGCGTGAACAGGGTACGCAGGTGGAGATGGCCGATCTGCATGCCGAAGGGTTTAATCCGGCCATGTCTCGCGCCGATCTTGATTTGTATCACGGCGATCCGAGCGCCCTTCCCGACGATATTCTGCGCGAGCAGCAGCGCGTCGAGCGGGCGGATATGCTGGTGTTTGTCTTCCCCATTTACTGGTGGTCGGTACCCGCGCTGCTGAAAGGCTGGTTCGATCGCGTATTAACCCTGAACTGGGCGTACAGGGTGGCCGACGACGGCCGGATTGTGGGCAATTTGCGCGACGTTCCCGTCCGCCTGATTGCCACCGCCGGAACCGATACCGGCGGATTCGACAAACACGGCTATTCAACGGCGATTCAGACCCAGATTATTGAAGGGGTATTTGGCTTCTGCGGGTTGAAGAACGTTAAGCTCGACATTCTTTTCCAGGCAGACACGACGACGTCTGCCCAGGTTGAGGATTTCCTGCAGGGGCTTGAGAGCACAATTACAGGGTAA